The following proteins are encoded in a genomic region of Maribacter hydrothermalis:
- a CDS encoding RagB/SusD family nutrient uptake outer membrane protein codes for MKTFKFKKTSLLLGTLLLASMSCSDEFLQVAPTDSLADAQVSTKAGIDGLLIGTYSALNGVFGNRFEGPNHWATGSIVGGEANKGTDAGDYSSLNPIQRYEASPVDPNNDFNSLWRGRYEGISRANKVLSAIANSTELSAADAARLSGEARMLRGHFYFDLKKHFNNIVVFDETVPAEDLALLPNNGDAWTIIESDLQYAYDNLPGVNGAGRVNKWAAAALMGKAKLFQQKFGEAKTWFDDVIANGVTSNGIKYALLDDYSQIFNAENDNHAEVVFDVESSNNTGSVNNANWFDDLNYPYNTGPDGPGNCCGFFQPSFEMANSYRTGADGLPLLDGSYNSAANAVKNDYGVEADEPFVEDTDPLDPRIDHVIGRRGIPYLDWIEHPGKAWIRDQVYGGPYSPKKYIYYRSQENSFTDGSSWTRGYAIMNYTIIRFADVLLMAAEAEIEAPGGSLDTALEYVNRVRRRAANSEHWVKEYDSDDNAANYVISEYTSFPNADFARDAVRFERKLELGEEGHRFFDLVRWGVAAEELNAYLAYESTKLVTKFGGASFTTGKNEYFPIPQAQIDITGSDVLTQNPGY; via the coding sequence ATGAAAACATTTAAATTTAAAAAAACCTCATTATTACTCGGCACTTTGCTTTTGGCTTCGATGTCCTGTAGTGATGAATTTTTGCAGGTAGCCCCTACGGACTCTCTTGCAGATGCACAAGTAAGTACCAAGGCAGGTATTGATGGTCTATTAATTGGAACCTATTCTGCACTTAACGGGGTCTTTGGTAACCGTTTTGAAGGTCCAAACCATTGGGCAACAGGCTCAATTGTTGGTGGAGAAGCAAATAAAGGTACTGATGCTGGTGATTACAGTTCCTTAAATCCAATTCAACGTTATGAAGCTAGCCCAGTAGATCCAAACAATGACTTTAATAGTCTTTGGAGAGGAAGATATGAAGGAATTAGCAGAGCTAATAAAGTATTATCGGCAATAGCTAACTCAACCGAATTGTCAGCAGCAGATGCCGCTCGCCTTTCTGGTGAAGCTAGAATGTTAAGAGGTCATTTTTATTTCGACCTTAAAAAACACTTCAACAATATTGTTGTTTTTGATGAGACTGTACCTGCTGAAGATTTAGCGTTATTACCTAACAATGGTGATGCTTGGACTATTATTGAAAGTGATTTACAATACGCTTATGATAATTTACCAGGAGTTAATGGTGCTGGCCGAGTAAACAAGTGGGCCGCTGCCGCACTAATGGGTAAAGCCAAATTGTTTCAACAGAAATTTGGTGAAGCAAAAACTTGGTTCGACGATGTTATTGCTAATGGGGTAACCTCTAACGGAATCAAATATGCATTATTGGATGACTATTCTCAAATATTCAATGCCGAAAACGATAATCACGCTGAAGTTGTATTTGATGTTGAGTCGTCAAATAACACAGGAAGTGTGAATAATGCAAACTGGTTTGATGATTTGAACTATCCTTACAACACTGGTCCTGATGGTCCTGGTAACTGTTGCGGTTTCTTTCAACCTAGTTTTGAAATGGCAAATTCTTATAGAACAGGTGCAGATGGTTTACCATTATTAGACGGTTCATATAATAGTGCTGCTAACGCTGTTAAAAATGATTATGGTGTTGAAGCAGATGAACCTTTTGTAGAAGATACCGATCCATTAGATCCTAGAATCGATCACGTAATTGGAAGAAGAGGTATTCCATACTTAGATTGGATCGAGCACCCAGGAAAAGCATGGATTCGTGATCAAGTATATGGCGGACCATATTCTCCAAAGAAATATATTTACTATAGAAGTCAAGAAAATAGCTTTACAGATGGTAGCTCATGGACACGTGGTTATGCAATTATGAATTATACAATAATTCGTTTTGCAGATGTTCTATTAATGGCGGCTGAAGCTGAAATTGAAGCACCAGGTGGTTCATTGGATACCGCTTTAGAATATGTTAACCGAGTAAGAAGAAGAGCTGCAAACTCTGAACACTGGGTAAAAGAGTATGATTCTGACGATAATGCGGCCAACTATGTAATTTCAGAATACACATCTTTCCCTAATGCAGATTTCGCAAGAGATGCTGTGCGTTTCGAAAGAAAACTTGAACTTGGCGAAGAAGGACATCGTTTCTTTGATTTAGTTAGATGGGGTGTAGCAGCTGAAGAGCTTAACGCTTACTTAGCATATGAATCAACAAAATTGGTTACTAAATTTGGAGGTGCAAGCTTTACTACAGGTAAAAATGAGTACTTTCCAATTCCACAAGCTCAAATTGATATTACTGGATCAGATGTTTTAACTCAAAACCCTGGTTATTAA
- a CDS encoding AI-2E family transporter: protein MNSKTISKGILRALGVIVGICLILYFLYIIQSVLAYLAIAAVVALIGSPLVRFFRQKLKLPNIIAVVLTMFLMVGVLVGIVALFIPLLSEQSKNLSLLNIDELQTSLNTLYHQITNYLGLSSHIVEDVIDDAGLEKNILEGLDIGFIPNFLNSFLTVLSSASIGLFSVLFISFFFLKDSKLFENGLLIFIPINKKQGTTNSIGKINNLLSRYFVGLLLQIFILFVIYTIVLLIVGIENAVVIAFLCALFNIIPYIGPIIGGVMMLTLTMTSNLGSDFSAIILPKTGYVFLGLLFGQLVDNFFSQPFIFSSSVKSHPLEIFLVIIIAGLLFGVVGMIVAVPGYTAIKVILKEFLSDNQIVKSLTQNL, encoded by the coding sequence ATGAATTCAAAAACTATTTCAAAAGGTATCCTAAGAGCTTTAGGAGTTATAGTAGGCATTTGTTTAATACTTTATTTTCTATATATCATTCAATCTGTGCTTGCTTATTTGGCCATTGCGGCGGTAGTTGCCCTTATAGGAAGCCCTTTAGTTCGTTTTTTTAGACAAAAACTTAAATTACCCAATATAATTGCGGTTGTACTTACAATGTTTTTAATGGTTGGGGTTTTAGTGGGCATAGTAGCCTTGTTTATTCCACTATTATCCGAACAGAGTAAAAACTTATCGTTACTAAATATAGATGAGCTCCAAACCAGCCTAAATACATTATATCATCAAATTACAAACTACTTGGGCTTGTCTTCACACATAGTAGAAGATGTAATTGATGATGCAGGTTTAGAAAAAAATATATTAGAAGGTTTAGATATAGGCTTTATTCCTAACTTTTTAAATTCCTTTTTAACCGTGTTAAGCTCGGCTAGTATTGGTTTATTCTCTGTATTGTTTATTTCATTTTTCTTTTTAAAGGATAGCAAATTGTTCGAAAACGGACTTTTAATTTTTATTCCGATAAACAAAAAACAAGGAACAACCAATTCTATTGGAAAAATAAATAACTTGTTATCAAGGTACTTTGTTGGTTTATTGCTTCAAATATTTATTCTTTTTGTCATTTATACCATTGTACTTTTAATAGTCGGAATTGAAAATGCAGTAGTAATAGCCTTTTTATGTGCGCTCTTTAATATTATACCTTATATAGGACCTATTATTGGTGGTGTTATGATGCTAACCTTAACGATGACGAGTAATTTAGGTTCAGACTTTAGTGCAATAATATTACCAAAAACAGGATACGTATTTTTAGGACTATTATTTGGGCAATTGGTAGACAATTTTTTTTCACAACCTTTTATATTTTCAAGCAGTGTAAAATCTCATCCTCTAGAAATTTTCTTGGTTATTATTATAGCTGGTTTGCTATTTGGTGTGGTGGGTATGATCGTTGCAGTACCGGGGTATACAGCAATAAAGGTGATTTTGAAAGAATTCTTGTCTGACAATCAAATTGTTAAATCGTTGACTCAAAACCTTTAA
- a CDS encoding THUMP-like domain-containing protein, translating to MNSFILTNEVQQFINDNLNSDIHKILLKKSPFSELSTKELVEQIESKIKAKQKIPTWFKTDNIIYPNKLNLSQTSSELTAEYKTSLVDGNSLIDLTGGFGVDSFAFSKKVTNVIHVEKNNELSALAKHNFNQLKITNIICIPNDGIPFLKKSKDLFDWIYIDPSRRDKNNKKVYYLSDCEPNIVEHIDLLFSKSNHILIKTGPLLDLNTGLKQLNNVKEIHIIAIGNDVKEVLWILKKNYTKEALIKTVNFKNDIEQKFEFKISQEKVTTSTYSLPKTYLYEPNASILKSGAFNLVGKHYNLEKLHPNSHLYTSNDLIEFPGRVFKILQEMDYSKKSFKKMGIIKANISTRNFPDSVATIRKKLKLKDGGKTYLMFTTNKNQNLITLYCHQVFI from the coding sequence GTGAATTCATTTATTTTAACTAACGAAGTACAGCAGTTTATCAACGATAACCTAAACAGTGACATTCATAAAATACTTTTAAAAAAATCTCCATTTTCAGAATTGTCGACAAAAGAACTGGTAGAGCAAATTGAATCAAAAATAAAAGCGAAACAAAAAATACCTACTTGGTTTAAAACAGATAATATAATTTACCCAAATAAACTTAATCTATCACAAACTTCGTCAGAGTTGACTGCCGAATACAAAACATCCTTAGTTGACGGTAATAGTTTAATAGATCTTACAGGAGGTTTTGGTGTCGACTCTTTTGCATTTAGCAAAAAGGTTACCAATGTTATACATGTTGAAAAAAACAATGAACTATCAGCCCTTGCAAAACACAACTTTAATCAATTAAAAATCACCAATATTATATGTATACCTAATGACGGTATACCATTTCTTAAAAAATCAAAAGATTTATTTGATTGGATATATATTGACCCTTCTAGAAGAGATAAAAACAACAAAAAAGTTTACTACTTAAGTGATTGCGAACCCAATATTGTAGAGCATATTGATTTATTATTTAGCAAATCGAACCATATATTAATAAAAACAGGTCCGTTATTAGATTTAAACACCGGATTGAAGCAACTAAACAATGTAAAAGAAATTCATATTATCGCGATAGGCAATGATGTAAAAGAGGTGCTGTGGATATTAAAAAAAAATTATACAAAAGAAGCGCTGATTAAAACGGTAAACTTTAAAAATGATATTGAGCAAAAATTTGAATTTAAAATAAGTCAAGAAAAAGTAACAACTTCCACTTATTCTTTACCAAAAACATATCTCTACGAACCAAATGCTTCAATTTTAAAATCGGGTGCATTTAACCTAGTGGGCAAACATTATAATTTAGAAAAACTTCATCCTAATTCTCATTTATATACTTCTAATGATTTAATTGAATTTCCCGGAAGAGTGTTTAAAATACTTCAAGAAATGGATTATTCTAAAAAATCATTTAAAAAAATGGGGATTATAAAAGCAAACATTTCAACAAGAAATTTTCCTGATTCAGTTGCTACTATTAGAAAGAAACTAAAGCTAAAAGATGGTGGAAAAACTTACCTTATGTTCACGACAAATAAAAATCAAAATTTAATTACTTTGTACTGTCATCAAGTCTTTATTTAA
- a CDS encoding SusC/RagA family TonB-linked outer membrane protein, whose protein sequence is MNQKRDYKSIKSKKRSSFFKSGILSMLVCLGAQLAQANEITGTSNEEKVKTVQSTVTGTVTDDLGTPLPGTNVVEKGTTNGTQTDFDGNYTLNVEPGATLVFSYLGFQRKEVAVNGQSVVNTSLAEDAAALDEVVVTGYQVQTKRETTAAVSIVAAEDLAAVPSGNIEQQLQGRVAGVTVLTNGQPGTTSQIRVRGFNSFGNNAPLYVVDGVPTTNVDFINPDDVETATVLKDAAAASIYGARAANGVIVYTTKQGSRAKRKTSMTLNVNSGVVDPNVAGSPKMLNPLDMARYTHIGYENNAAANGTAVQYTHPQYGTSATPTIPDYLHANGQNGVSAGDVDLAAVRAAYEADPGNTFLIRPNLQGTNWYKEITRIAPQSRVSLGFDGGNENGRFYMGVSAQNQDGIVLGQEFSRYAARFNSEWDVTPWLSIGENFQVTYRSAVGIAGGAGGVESADDESEVLSAFRMPTIIPVYDEFGSFASTKAAGFNNPRNPVRRLKLNNGDDKTYSIGGFGNMYALIKPFEGLTLRSSLGGSYSNYHYVDYNYKYLGDSEPEASNSFGEGSGYGFSWTFTNTASYEKLFGEHKITALAGIEALNTGRGRNISGNGINPFSTDLDFQSLSVVQSPVVRSNQYKGSTYFSTFGKLDYNFNEKYYLTGVLRRDGSSRFGENNRYGTFPAVSAAWRVIDEPFMQNQEIISDLKIRGGWGEMGSDTNVSPNNQYSLFASDRGNTFYPIDGQNSGANEGFAASRIGNPNAQWETSETTNIGFDLSLFNNKLEFILDWWKKDTRDLLYQVPLPGVSGNYAAAPSVNIGGMSNKGVDFQIIGRGNFTEDLSFEVTSTNSFLKNEITALAPGIDAFGDNISYRGIAPIRNSVGESISTFFGYNVIGYFNSADEVTNSPAQDGKGIGRFRYEDVNGDGAITPDDRTVIGSAVPDFTGGLDLILRYKNLEFQTYWYGSVGNEIFNMSKWFTDFYGTFEGSAKGVAAFQSWTPQLGNNAGAPIWESASNLSTSGASNSWYVEDGSYLRLVQLRVGYNFNTNLVESLGLRKFSVGLSANNIWTLTDYSGLDPQVAGPDTNFGVDVGNFPVTPSYAITLEIGI, encoded by the coding sequence ATGAATCAAAAACGTGATTACAAGTCGATCAAATCCAAAAAAAGGTCATCCTTTTTTAAGTCGGGGATTTTGTCGATGCTTGTTTGCTTAGGAGCTCAACTGGCCCAAGCAAATGAAATAACTGGAACTTCGAATGAAGAAAAAGTTAAAACTGTACAATCAACAGTAACGGGTACAGTAACAGATGATTTAGGTACGCCACTACCAGGAACCAATGTGGTAGAAAAAGGTACTACAAATGGTACCCAAACAGATTTTGATGGTAATTATACCTTAAATGTAGAACCAGGTGCTACGTTAGTGTTTAGTTACTTAGGTTTTCAAAGAAAAGAAGTTGCCGTTAATGGTCAATCAGTAGTGAACACGTCACTAGCTGAAGATGCTGCTGCCTTAGATGAAGTAGTGGTAACGGGTTACCAAGTACAAACTAAACGTGAAACTACCGCGGCAGTTTCTATCGTTGCTGCTGAAGATTTAGCTGCAGTACCTTCTGGTAACATTGAACAACAATTACAAGGTAGGGTTGCAGGTGTAACTGTACTTACCAATGGTCAACCAGGTACAACCAGTCAAATTAGAGTTCGTGGTTTCAACTCATTTGGTAACAATGCACCTTTATACGTAGTAGACGGTGTACCAACTACCAATGTTGATTTCATTAACCCAGATGATGTAGAAACAGCTACTGTACTTAAAGATGCTGCTGCTGCCTCTATATATGGAGCAAGAGCTGCAAACGGGGTAATTGTATATACTACAAAACAAGGTTCTAGAGCTAAAAGAAAAACTTCTATGACTTTGAATGTAAATAGTGGTGTTGTGGATCCTAACGTTGCTGGTTCGCCAAAAATGTTGAATCCTTTAGACATGGCTAGATACACACATATAGGATACGAGAATAATGCAGCTGCCAATGGTACTGCCGTTCAATACACGCACCCTCAGTATGGAACAAGTGCTACACCTACAATTCCAGATTATTTACATGCAAATGGTCAAAATGGTGTAAGCGCTGGTGATGTTGATTTGGCTGCCGTAAGAGCCGCTTATGAAGCAGACCCTGGTAACACATTCTTGATAAGACCAAATTTACAAGGTACTAACTGGTATAAAGAAATTACTAGAATAGCACCTCAAAGCAGAGTTTCTTTAGGTTTTGATGGTGGTAATGAGAACGGTCGTTTTTATATGGGTGTTTCTGCACAAAATCAAGACGGTATAGTATTAGGTCAAGAATTTTCAAGATATGCTGCACGTTTCAATTCTGAATGGGATGTTACGCCATGGTTATCTATTGGTGAAAATTTTCAAGTAACCTATAGATCAGCTGTTGGTATCGCCGGTGGTGCTGGTGGTGTGGAATCTGCAGATGATGAATCAGAGGTTTTATCTGCATTTAGAATGCCAACGATTATTCCTGTTTATGATGAATTCGGAAGCTTTGCAAGTACAAAAGCAGCTGGTTTTAATAACCCAAGAAACCCGGTAAGAAGATTAAAATTGAATAATGGCGATGATAAAACCTACAGCATTGGTGGGTTTGGTAACATGTATGCTCTAATTAAACCATTTGAAGGTTTAACATTAAGATCTAGCCTTGGTGGTAGCTATAGCAATTACCATTATGTAGATTACAATTACAAGTACCTAGGAGATTCTGAACCAGAAGCTAGTAACTCATTTGGCGAAGGTAGTGGGTACGGATTCTCATGGACGTTTACCAATACTGCTAGTTATGAAAAATTATTTGGCGAGCATAAAATCACTGCACTTGCAGGTATTGAAGCTTTAAATACCGGTAGAGGTAGAAATATTTCTGGTAATGGTATTAATCCTTTTTCTACAGATTTAGATTTCCAAAGTTTAAGTGTTGTACAAAGCCCTGTTGTTAGAAGTAATCAATATAAAGGTTCAACATACTTCTCCACTTTTGGTAAATTAGATTATAATTTCAATGAAAAATACTATTTAACTGGTGTTTTACGTAGAGATGGCTCTTCTCGTTTTGGAGAAAATAATAGATATGGTACATTCCCCGCAGTTTCAGCAGCTTGGAGAGTTATAGACGAACCTTTTATGCAAAATCAAGAAATTATTTCTGATTTAAAGATTAGAGGTGGTTGGGGTGAAATGGGATCTGATACTAACGTATCCCCAAACAACCAATATTCACTTTTTGCATCTGATCGAGGAAATACGTTCTATCCAATTGACGGACAAAACAGTGGAGCAAATGAAGGTTTTGCCGCTAGTAGAATTGGTAACCCAAATGCACAATGGGAAACATCAGAAACTACGAACATAGGTTTTGACCTTTCTTTATTCAACAATAAACTAGAATTTATTTTAGACTGGTGGAAGAAAGATACTAGAGATCTTTTATACCAAGTTCCATTACCAGGTGTATCTGGTAATTATGCTGCCGCACCTTCTGTAAACATTGGTGGTATGAGTAACAAAGGTGTTGATTTTCAAATTATAGGTAGAGGTAACTTCACCGAAGACCTATCTTTTGAAGTTACGAGTACAAATTCTTTCCTTAAAAATGAGATTACTGCATTGGCACCAGGTATTGATGCCTTTGGCGATAACATTTCTTATAGAGGTATTGCGCCAATACGTAACTCTGTTGGGGAGTCAATTTCTACTTTCTTTGGATACAATGTAATTGGATACTTTAACTCTGCAGATGAAGTTACAAATTCACCAGCTCAAGATGGCAAAGGTATAGGTCGTTTTAGATATGAAGATGTTAACGGAGACGGTGCAATCACTCCAGATGACAGAACTGTTATAGGTAGTGCCGTTCCTGATTTTACAGGAGGTTTAGATTTAATATTACGTTATAAAAATTTAGAATTCCAAACCTACTGGTATGGATCTGTTGGTAACGAAATATTCAACATGTCTAAGTGGTTTACAGATTTCTATGGCACATTTGAAGGTTCTGCCAAAGGGGTTGCGGCATTCCAGTCTTGGACTCCACAATTAGGTAACAATGCCGGTGCTCCAATATGGGAAAGTGCTTCTAATTTAAGTACTAGTGGTGCATCTAACTCTTGGTATGTGGAAGATGGTAGCTATTTAAGATTAGTACAACTAAGAGTTGGCTACAACTTCAACACTAACTTGGTAGAAAGTTTAGGTTTAAGAAAGTTTAGCGTTGGTTTATCTGCAAATAATATTTGGACTTTAACTGATTATAGTGGACTTGATCCGCAAGTAGCAGGTCCAGATACTAACTTTGGTGTAGATGTAGGTAACTTCCCTGTTACTCCAAGCTATGCAATCACCTTAGAAATAGGTATTTAA
- a CDS encoding VCBS repeat-containing protein, with amino-acid sequence MKKFVLKSCIFLSIILFISCTEKKDKKLYTAIDHGNSGLDFKNQLFENDSINILDNEFVYNGAGVAIADINADGLDDIFLAGNQVDNKLFLNLGNLKFKDISKETLIGKTDTLQWSSGVSILDINLDGLQDIYICNTFRKDSTLRKNLLYINQGNNTNNLPQFKEEASLYGLDDTTYSSHAQFFDYDNDGDLDVFIGVNRIEGINPNEFSPLTDDGTSKSKDVLYENVFIDSLNQRKFIDVSEKAGIRFHGYSHSTLINDFNNDGWQDIYVANDFLSNDLIYINNQDGTFTNRAGEMFKHFSLSSMGSDITDVNNDGLMDVFTTEMQPYYNKRKKLFQGPSSYQKEIFTKKFMYEHQYTRNTLQQNLGLNPENNLPIFGEIGMFAGVQETDWSWAPLFADYDNDGWKDLLITNGFPKDVTDRDFGDFRITASRLVPKEQLIAAIPEIKIPNFIFKNNEGKGFTDYTKNWGLDFGTFSNGAAYGDLDNDGDLDLVINNINDHVSLLKNNTNELFTGRNYLRIKLNGIKENKEAIGSNIIIYSDNKIQRQSLLSGRGYLSQPEKTYHIGLGESIKVDSIKIIWPNGEVQTAVNLNINEVNVFNYDPESQKTKKILTPIFKKATDSLGLSYFSKDLDFIDFNFQRTLPHKFSQYGPSMSVGDINGDNLEDIFIGGSRGENETWFIQTDHNKFTQKEVTYKEGDKLEEDSGTLLFDADNDGDLDLYIARGSAQYPSGDPFYKDKLLLNDGKGKFVDASFAIPDLKTNSSCVKAADFDNDGDLDLFVGSRVLPQSYPSADRSYIFENQSTGNEIKFVDVTRKLNPDLEFPGLISDALWTDFNNDFIPDLILVGEWMPLRFFENKKDKLVEVTVNTGIQNNKGWWNSITAGDFDNDGDIDYIAGNSGRNINFQGTKEEPITLYAKDLDKNGSIDPLLSFYLRDSIGTKKEYLYHPWQDVTKQYVGIRKKFNSFGEFGSSTLPEMFKDGLLDDAIKLSFNYMESSIIENLGEGKFTMHKLPIEAQYAPIYGMLLKDLDNDNLLDLAVVGNDFGMEVQQGMADALVGLILKNEGNFNTKAIHLNESNFYVPGDAKALVNVNLNNGKELLIATQNNDSIRIHEYTVNRRNTNEKFLRNEVKAIIKFKDGSLRIQEAYWGDSFNSQSTQVISITDTMSEIDFYNNNGKIIRTIKP; translated from the coding sequence ATGAAAAAATTCGTTTTAAAATCATGTATATTTTTATCTATAATTTTATTTATTTCCTGCACGGAAAAGAAAGATAAAAAGCTATATACCGCAATAGATCATGGTAATTCTGGTTTGGATTTCAAAAATCAATTATTTGAAAATGATTCTATAAATATTTTAGATAATGAATTCGTATATAATGGAGCTGGTGTTGCCATTGCTGACATTAATGCAGATGGTTTAGACGATATATTTCTGGCAGGAAACCAAGTGGACAACAAGCTATTTTTAAATCTAGGTAATCTAAAATTTAAAGATATAAGCAAAGAAACTCTAATAGGAAAAACAGATACACTACAATGGTCTTCTGGTGTAAGTATTTTAGATATTAATTTAGATGGACTACAGGATATTTATATCTGCAATACTTTTAGAAAAGATAGTACCCTAAGAAAAAATCTATTGTACATTAACCAAGGTAATAATACGAATAACTTACCGCAGTTTAAGGAAGAAGCTTCTCTATACGGCTTAGACGATACCACGTATTCTTCGCATGCACAATTTTTTGATTATGACAACGATGGTGATTTAGATGTATTTATTGGAGTAAATCGAATAGAAGGAATTAACCCTAACGAATTTAGTCCACTTACCGATGACGGTACTTCAAAAAGCAAAGATGTTCTGTATGAAAATGTTTTCATAGACAGTCTAAATCAACGAAAATTTATTGATGTTTCTGAAAAGGCCGGAATACGATTTCATGGTTACAGCCACAGTACATTAATAAATGATTTTAATAATGATGGCTGGCAAGATATTTATGTAGCAAATGACTTTTTGAGTAATGACCTCATTTACATCAATAACCAAGATGGCACTTTTACAAATAGAGCTGGTGAAATGTTCAAACATTTCAGCCTTTCATCAATGGGAAGTGATATTACAGACGTTAATAATGATGGATTAATGGATGTTTTCACAACCGAAATGCAGCCATACTATAACAAAAGAAAAAAATTATTTCAAGGACCTAGTAGTTATCAGAAAGAAATTTTCACTAAAAAATTCATGTATGAACATCAATATACAAGAAATACATTACAACAAAATTTAGGACTTAACCCAGAAAATAATTTACCTATTTTCGGTGAAATAGGAATGTTCGCTGGTGTACAAGAAACAGACTGGAGCTGGGCACCTCTATTTGCCGATTATGATAATGATGGATGGAAAGATTTGCTTATTACCAATGGTTTCCCCAAAGATGTTACTGATCGTGATTTTGGAGATTTTAGAATAACAGCTAGTAGATTAGTCCCAAAAGAACAATTAATTGCAGCCATACCCGAAATTAAAATTCCCAACTTTATTTTTAAAAACAACGAAGGAAAAGGTTTCACAGACTATACAAAAAATTGGGGTCTTGACTTTGGTACTTTTAGTAATGGAGCTGCATATGGGGACTTAGATAATGATGGGGACTTAGATTTAGTTATTAATAATATCAATGACCACGTTTCTCTTTTAAAGAACAATACCAATGAATTATTTACAGGTCGCAACTATTTAAGGATAAAATTAAATGGTATAAAGGAAAACAAAGAAGCTATAGGAAGTAATATAATTATTTACAGCGACAATAAAATACAACGACAATCCTTACTGTCCGGTAGAGGATATTTATCACAGCCCGAAAAAACCTATCACATAGGTTTAGGAGAATCAATAAAAGTTGATAGCATAAAAATAATTTGGCCAAATGGTGAAGTACAAACAGCGGTTAATCTCAACATTAACGAAGTAAACGTATTTAATTACGACCCAGAAAGTCAAAAAACAAAAAAGATATTAACCCCAATATTTAAAAAGGCAACAGATAGCTTAGGTTTAAGTTATTTTAGTAAAGATTTAGATTTTATAGATTTTAATTTTCAAAGAACACTACCTCATAAATTTTCTCAATACGGTCCCTCAATGTCCGTCGGCGATATAAATGGAGACAACTTAGAAGACATATTTATTGGGGGAAGTAGAGGTGAAAATGAAACTTGGTTTATACAAACAGATCATAATAAATTTACACAAAAAGAAGTTACATATAAAGAAGGTGATAAACTAGAAGAAGATTCGGGAACTCTCCTATTCGATGCTGACAATGATGGTGATTTAGACTTATATATTGCACGGGGAAGTGCCCAATACCCAAGTGGTGATCCTTTTTATAAAGACAAACTTTTATTAAATGACGGAAAAGGAAAATTTGTAGATGCTTCATTTGCAATTCCTGATTTAAAAACGAATTCAAGTTGTGTAAAAGCTGCCGACTTTGATAATGATGGGGATTTAGATTTATTTGTTGGTAGCAGAGTATTACCGCAGTCCTACCCCTCTGCAGACCGTTCCTATATATTCGAAAACCAATCTACCGGAAATGAAATAAAATTTGTTGATGTTACCAGAAAGTTAAATCCAGATTTGGAGTTTCCAGGTTTAATTAGCGATGCTCTTTGGACAGATTTCAACAATGATTTTATACCAGATTTAATTTTAGTTGGTGAATGGATGCCATTACGTTTTTTTGAAAATAAAAAAGATAAGCTAGTAGAGGTTACTGTTAATACCGGAATACAAAACAATAAAGGTTGGTGGAATAGTATAACAGCAGGAGATTTTGATAATGATGGCGATATCGACTACATAGCTGGTAATTCTGGCAGAAATATCAACTTTCAAGGAACAAAAGAGGAGCCAATTACCCTCTATGCAAAAGATTTAGATAAAAATGGATCTATTGATCCTTTACTTTCCTTTTACTTAAGAGACAGTATTGGAACTAAAAAAGAATACTTATATCACCCTTGGCAAGATGTTACCAAACAATATGTTGGAATTAGGAAAAAATTTAATTCTTTTGGAGAATTTGGTTCTTCTACGCTTCCCGAAATGTTTAAAGACGGACTGTTAGATGATGCCATAAAACTAAGTTTTAATTATATGGAGTCCTCCATAATTGAAAATCTCGGTGAAGGGAAATTTACAATGCATAAATTACCAATAGAAGCTCAGTACGCCCCTATTTACGGAATGTTATTAAAAGATTTGGACAATGACAACTTATTAGATTTGGCCGTTGTCGGAAACGATTTTGGTATGGAGGTACAGCAAGGTATGGCTGATGCTCTAGTTGGCCTAATCTTAAAAAATGAAGGGAATTTTAATACTAAAGCCATTCATTTAAATGAATCGAACTTTTATGTACCTGGTGATGCAAAGGCTTTGGTCAATGTGAATTTAAATAACGGAAAAGAATTACTGATTGCGACTCAAAATAACGATTCAATCCGTATTCATGAATATACCGTTAATCGCAGAAATACAAATGAAAAATTTCTTAGAAATGAAGTAAAGGCAATAATTAAATTCAAAGATGGTTCATTAAGAATTCAAGAAGCCTATTGGGGCGACAGTTTTAATTCTCAGTCAACCCAGGTTATTTCAATTACGGATACAATGTCAGAAATTGACTTTTATAATAATAACGGAAAAATAATAAGGACTATAAAACCTTAA